From one Rhizobium rosettiformans genomic stretch:
- a CDS encoding LysR family transcriptional regulator, with translation MTMLPARRFLPSLSLLTAFEAAARTGSITAAARELDLTQSAVSRQIKALESQLGVELFLRERQTIRLTVAGDSYAREIREALRRISSASLNLRANPHGGTLNLAILPTFGARWLAPRLGQFLAANPGITINLVTRLSPFDFRLDSIDAAIHFGDAVWPGAELTLLMREETIPACSRDFKQAHGIEAPSDLLRVPLLHLTTRPDAWERWFTETGVAFETVHGMLFDQFATASQAAIGGLGVALLPTFLIQDELARGELVAAVDRPMQSAQRYYLAFPRERAAYPPLVAFRDWIVKELAQR, from the coding sequence ATGACCATGCTGCCTGCCCGACGTTTCCTTCCATCGCTTTCGTTGCTCACGGCATTCGAGGCCGCGGCCCGGACGGGAAGCATCACGGCTGCGGCACGGGAGCTCGATCTGACGCAAAGCGCGGTCAGCCGACAGATCAAGGCATTGGAGAGCCAGCTCGGTGTCGAACTGTTTCTGCGCGAGCGTCAGACGATCCGACTGACCGTCGCCGGCGACAGCTATGCCCGTGAGATCCGGGAAGCGCTTCGCCGCATCTCCAGCGCGTCCTTGAACCTGCGCGCCAATCCGCATGGCGGTACGCTCAATCTTGCAATCCTACCGACATTCGGTGCCCGTTGGCTCGCCCCGCGCCTCGGTCAGTTTCTGGCCGCCAATCCCGGGATCACGATCAATCTGGTGACGCGACTGTCGCCATTCGACTTCCGACTGGATTCGATCGATGCGGCGATCCATTTCGGCGATGCGGTTTGGCCGGGCGCGGAACTGACACTCTTGATGCGGGAGGAGACGATCCCTGCATGCAGCCGGGACTTCAAGCAAGCGCATGGGATCGAAGCGCCATCCGATCTTCTGCGCGTGCCTCTGCTGCATCTCACGACCCGACCGGATGCCTGGGAACGCTGGTTCACAGAAACCGGTGTCGCCTTCGAAACCGTGCATGGCATGCTCTTCGACCAGTTCGCCACTGCATCACAGGCGGCGATCGGCGGTCTTGGCGTGGCGCTGCTTCCGACCTTCCTCATCCAGGACGAGCTTGCACGGGGCGAGTTGGTAGCCGCAGTCGATCGCCCGATGCAGAGCGCGCAACGATATTATCTCGCCTTTCCGCGGGAGAGGGCGGCCTATCCGCCGCTGGTTGCCTTCCGGGATTGGATCGTCAAGGAGCTTGCCCAGCGCTAG